In the Ipomoea triloba cultivar NCNSP0323 chromosome 6, ASM357664v1 genome, one interval contains:
- the LOC116023758 gene encoding uncharacterized protein LOC116023758, with protein MPSNLVETDSPSCSTPGEGGDQTSPGPTEIKSAKADKMIDLAYNLGFNNHFLVNPVGFAGGLLLFWKQGHIDLEIISHNSQAIHTRVWRNSGGSTNPNTNHFQRFSEAFGDCNLLDPGASGPKFTWHILVGNRVIQMRRLDRLFWNIEAQLAFPEAKLLVLPRLYSDHNPILFVEEAGQPPNRSSRPIRFEAAWLNRDDYNLIWKEAVSNTNQSFTDIISTVTRKSLLWNRNKFGNIFKRKQNLITDIQNIQNRSDFIVSRDLQKRERDLINDLNEVLDQEEAFWFQKSRMDWIKDGDRNTRFYQNAAVIRRNKNRIRFLKINGSWTDNHPSLSSHITDFFTSLFCRVETIDAAVLTPVADEHTITHTQAMGLCRQAPLDEVRKAVFGMKKYGSPGPDGIPAIFYQHFWSEVGHSLTNMVNQALVSGMVNNSLLTAFITLIPKKEVLETAADFRPITLLNVAFKVISKVLVNRLRPIMQNLIGPHQNSFLPGRSTMDNVILTQEVVHTMSSKKGKKGFMIVKVDLHKAYDSVSWSFLEDTLVRFRFPRSIIDLLLFSLRESDLSILWNGGRLPSFKPGRGLRQGDPLAPYLFNLVMERLAYDIHNKVATGTWKPIKISRGGIGISHLFFVDDLMLFGEASEKQAKTMIDCLNNFSAASGLTVNLTKSTTFCSPNLNAGLRNRIKDILNIPIAANMGHYLGMPILQRRVSRHTFSYVVDKMRKKLATWKASALSMAGRRILVQSSLASVPTYSMQSLAFPVSTCTDIDRVCRNFLWGHDDITRKIHTINWSDICRPREVGGLGLRKARDFNMAFLTKMAWQLWSNQDKLWVQAMKDKYVKQGDFLQLPTCSNASWGWRSILKGRDILTKGLKWRVSDGKSINFWGDWWVGDRPLAEAVPNGGVTIPAHTLVDRFITPGNTWNIQALNDVLPPVIVDEIRAIALPTSHNQVDQLTWPHSNSGLVSVASAFSFISGNDGAEDPYAWIWKITCVERVKLFVWKVAVNGLLTNAERLRRGLSSNADCPRCGAHDESIDHLLRHCDFAKECWESASTPAGFMASFHLPLTDWMMKACTTQTQDDGSRWNTVFPYLLWNMWKARNNLVFNSINGSANDIIIKANREAKEAHRILLKHTGPLHARQTWVAWSPPQLDYVKMNSDGARKSISGLASAGGLFRDHRGRWIVGFTTNIGRTSSFRAELWGFREGLIVAIHRGFTHLIAESDSEALVNVIVNNSDDGSLDSTLVADCKALARHFQEFRLNHTLREGNQCADFLANLGQHSAWGTTLLDHPPDGLTTLLARDAQGVASCRRH; from the exons ATGCCTTCTAATCTTGTTGAAACGGACTCTCCGTCTTGTTCTACGCCTGGAGAGGGCGGTGACCAAACCTCCCCCGGTCCCACAG AAATCAAGTCCGCTAAAGCGGATAAGATGATTGACCTGGCTTATAACTTAGGGTTTAACAACCATTTTCTGGTTAACCCTGTTGGGTTTGCAGGTGGTCTCCTTCTTTTTTGGAAACAGGGTCACATTGACCTGGAGATTATTAGTCACAATTCTCAAGCCATTCATACCAGA GTATGGAGGAACAGTGGGGGGAGCACTAACCCCAACACCAACCATTTCCAACGGTTTTCTGAAGCCTTCGGGGACTGTAATCTCTTGGATCCGGGAGCTTCAGGACCTAAATTCACTTGGCATATATTGGTGGGGAATAGGGTGATTCAAATGAGGAGGCTAGACAGACTCTTTTGGAACATTGAAGCTCAATTAGCCTTCCCCGAAGCTAAACTGTTGGTCTTACCTCGCCTCTATTCAGACCACAATCCTATCTTGTTTGTGGAAGAAGCGGGCCAACCACCGAACAGGAGTTCGAGACCCATCAGATTTGAAGCAGCTTGGCTCAATAGAGATGACTATAATCTCATTTGGAAAGAGGCCGTGAGTAATACCAACCAGTCGTTTACAGACATCATCTCTACGGTGACCCGTAAAAGCCTGCTTTGGAACCGCAACAAGTTTGGTAACATCTTCAAAAGAAAACAGAATTTGATCACAGatattcaaaacattcaaaacagGAGTGACTTCATAGTGTCTCGGGACCTCCAAAAACGGGAAAGGGACCTCATTAATGATCTCAATGAAGTGCTGGACCAAGAGGAAGCGTTTTGGTTTCAGAAATCTAGGATGGATTGGATCAAAGACGGTGATCGCAATACCCGGTTCTACCAGAACGCTGCAGTGATCAGAAGGAATAAGAATAGGATCCGGTTCCTCAAGATTAACGGATCTTGGACGGACAATCACCCTTCCCTGAGCTCTCACATTACAGACTTTTTTACTTCCCTTTTTTGCAGAGTGGAAACAATCGACGCGGCTGTCCTAACCCCGGTGGCAGATGAACACACCATAACGCACACCCAGGCGATGGGTCTGTGCCGCCAGGCACCCCTCGATGAAGTTAGAAAGGCGGTCTTTGGTATGAAGAAATATGGGAGTCCGGGGCCGGATGGGATTCCAGCGATCTTCTACCAACATTTCTGGAGTGAGGTGGGCCATTCATTGACAAATATGGTCAATCAGGCCCTGGTTAGTGGCATGGTTAATAACTCTCTCCTGACGGCCTTCATcacccttattccaaaaaagGAGGTCCTTGAGACTGCAGCTGATTTTAGACCGATCACCCTGCTGAATGTAGCCTTTAAAGTGATTTCGAAAGTCCTGGTCAATAGACTGCGGCCTATCATGCAGAATTTAATTGGGCCGCACCAGAATAGCTTTCTTCCGGGCCGTTCCACGATGGACAATGTCATCCTTACGCAAGAGGTGGTTCATACCATGTCCTCTAAAAAAGGTAAAAAAGGCTTTATGATTGTCAAAGTGGACCTTCATAAAGCTTACGATAGTGTCTCTTGGTCCTTTCTGGAAGACACTTTAGTTAGATTCAGATTTCCGAGAAGTATCATTGATCTTTTACTCTTCTCTCTTCGTGAAAGTGACCTTTCCATCCTGTGGAATGGGGGTCGCCTTCCATCTTTTAAGCCGGGTCGTGGCCTCCGCCAAGGGGACCCTCTTGCTCcgtatttgtttaatttggtgATGGAAAGACTTGCATATGACATCCACAATAAAGTTGCAACAGGTACCTGGAAACCGATCAAAATCTCAAGGGGAGGGATTGGCATTTCTCACCTTTTCTTTGTAGATGATCTAATGCTCTTCGGAGAAGCGTCAGAGAAACAGGCCAAGACCATGATTGACTGTCTCAACAACTTTAGTGCAGCTTCGGGTCTCACTGTTAACTTGACAAAATCTACCACCTTCTGTTCCCCTAATCTTAATGCAGGGCTCAGGAATCGTATCAAGGATATTTTAAATATTCCTATTGCAGCTAACATGGGGCACTACCTTGGAATGCCTATCCTTCAAAGGCGTGTTTCTCGCCACACCTTCTCTTATGTGGTGGATAAAATGCGCAAGAAGCTCGCAACCTGGAAAGCCAGCGCCCTCTCCATGGCGGGGAGAAGAATTCTCGTGCAGTCCTCGCTAGCGTCGGTCCCAACATATTCCATGCAATCGCTTGCCTTTCCGGTAAGTACGTGTACTGACATTGATAGAGTTTGCAGGAATTTTTTGTGGGGGCATGATGATATCACAAGGAAGATCCACACGATCAACTGGTCAGACATCTGCAGACCTCGGGAGGTAGGTGGGCTGGGCCTTAGAAAAGCCCGTGACTTCAACATGGCCTTTCTCACCAAAATGGCGTGGCAGCTGTGGTCTAATCAAGATAAACTCTGGGTACAAGCTATGAAGGACAAATACGTCAAACAGGGTGACTTTCTACAACTCCCGACCTGCTCAAACGCTTCGTGGGGGTGGCGTAGTATCTTAAAAGGTAGAGATATACTCACCAAAGGATTAAAGTGGCGTGTGAGTGATGGCAAATCTATTAATTTTTGGGGAGATTGGTGGGTGGGTGACCGACCTCTAGCGGAGGCTGTTCCAAATGGTGGTGTCACCATCCCCGCCCACACCTTGGTAGATCGCTTCATCACTCCTGGTAACACTTGGAACATCCAAGCACTAAACGATGTCCTTCCTCCGGTCATTGTGGACGAGATTCGGGCAATTGCTTTACCAACCTCTCACAATCAGGTAGATCAACTGACTTGGCCCCATTCAAATTCTGGTTTAGTTTCGGTTGCTTCGGCTTTCTCCTTTATTTCAGGGAATGACGGAGCGGAGGACCCCTATGCTTGGATTTGGAAGATCACCTGTGTCGAAAGAGTCAAACTGTTCGTTTGGAAAGTGGCGGTTAATGGTCTTCTCACTAATGCTGAACGCCTCCGGCGGGGTCTATCTTCAAATGCTGATTGCCCTAGATGCGGTGCACATGACGAATCTATAGACCATCTCCTCCGCCATTGTGATTTTGCAAAGGAATGTTGGGAGTCGGCGTCAACACCGGCGGGGTTCATGGCAAGTTTCCACCTACCTCTCACAGACTGGATGATGAAGGCCTGCACGACGCAAACGCAAGACGATGGAAGCAGATGGAACACAGTTTTCCCATATCTCCTATGGAACATGTGGAAAGCTCGCAACAACCTTGTCTTCAATAGTATCAACGGCTCGGCGAATGATATCATTATCAAGGCGAATAGGGAAGCGAAGGAGGCTCACAGAATCCTTCTCAAACACACAGGGCCCTTACATGCACGGCAAACATGGGTCGCTTGGTCACCTCCACAGTTAGACTATGTTAAGATGAACTCAGACGGcgcaaggaaatccatttcaGGTCTAGCCAGTGCTGGTGGTTTATTTCGGGATCATAGAGGGAGGTGGATCGTTGGGTTCACAACAAACATCGGTCGCACCTCTAGCTTTAGAGCAGAACTTTGGGGATTTCGGGAGGGCTTGATCGTTGCCATCCACCGTGGCTTCACTCACCTCATCGCGGAGTCCGACTCAGAGGCCTTGGTGAATGTCATTGTTAACAACTCTGATGACGGTAGCCTGGATTCCACCTTAGTTGCGGACTGCAAAGCCCTTGCACGCCATTTCCAGGAGTTTAGGCTTAATCACACCCTACGGGAAGGGAACCAGTGCGCTGACTTCCTTGCAAATCTCGGGCAACACTCAGCTTGGGGAACGACTCTGTTAGATCACCCCCCGGACGGACTGACCACGCTTCTGGCTCGGGACGCCCAAGGGGTTGCTTCGTGTAGACGGCATTAG
- the LOC116023782 gene encoding 60S ribosomal protein L8, which produces MGRVIRAQRKGAGSVFKSHTHHRKGPARFRSLDFGERNGYLKGVVSEVIHDPGRGAPLARVTFRHPFRYQHQKELFIAAEGMYTGQFVYCGKKASLIVGNVLPLRSIPEGAVVCNVEHKVGDRGVFARCSGDYAIVISHNPDNGTTRIKLPSGSKKIVPSGCRAMIGQVAGGGRTEKPLLKAGNAYHKFRVKRNCWPKVRGVAMNPVEHPHGGGNHQHIGHASTVRRDAPPGQKVGLIAARRTGRLRGQAAATAAKADKGA; this is translated from the exons aTGGGACGGGTGATCCGAGCACAGCGTAAAGGTGCTGGGTCGGTCTTCAAGTCCCACACTCACCATAGGAAGGGACCAGCCAGATTCCGTTCGCTGGATTTCGGCGAGCGCAATGGGTACCTCAAGGGTGTAGTGAGCGAGGTGATTCATGACCCTGGTCGAGGCGCCCCGCTTGCACGCGTCACTTTCCGCCACCCTTTCCGCTACCAGCACCAGAAGGAGCTCTTCATTGCCGCCGAAGGCATGTACACCGGGCAGTTTGTGTACTGCGGTAAGAAGGCCTCTCTCATTGTAGGAAATGTGCTCCCTCTCAGATCCATCCCAGAAGGTGCTGTCGTCTGCAATGTCGAGCACAAGGTCGGTGACCGTGGTGTATTCGCTAGGTGCTCTGGTGATTACGCAATAGTCATCAGTCACAACCCGGACAATGGAACCACTAG GATTAAACTGCCGTCAGGATCGAAGAAGATTGTGCCGAGTGGGTGCCGTGCTATGATTGGTCAGGTTGCTGGTGGTGGGCGTACTGAGAAGCCACTCCTAAAAGCTGGTAATGCTTATCACAAGTTCAGGGTTAAGAGAAACTGCTGGCCCAAGGTTCGTGGTGTTGCCATGAATCCTGTGGAGCATCCTCATGGTGGTGGTAACCATCAACATATTGGTCATGCCAGCACTGTCCGCCGTGATGCACCCCCCGGCCAGAAGGTTGGTCTTATTGCTGCCAGGAGAACTGGTCGTCTCCGTGGTCAAGCCGCAGCCACTGCTGCTAAAGCTGATAAGGGTGcttaa